A window of the Cystobacter fuscus genome harbors these coding sequences:
- the hrpB gene encoding ATP-dependent helicase HrpB has protein sequence MADVALPIDPLLPQLVTTLRAASSLVLEAPPGAGKTTRVPRALLEAGIGQGKEIVVLQPRRLPTRLAAQRVSEEIGERVGETVGYQVRFEDVRGPKTRLSFVTEGVLGRRLLSDPTLRDVSVVVLDEFHERHLSADISLALLRRLQLGPRPDLKIVVMSATLEAAPISTYLGQCPTLRSEGRRFDVSVEYLPAPDERYLDAQVLSGIKRLHANGLDGDVLVFLPGAGEIRRARDTCAEFAERHGMELLPLHGDLPPAEQDRAVRRSSRRKIILSTNVAETSVTIDGVAAVIDSGLARVASHSPWSGLPILKLAKVSRASATQRAGRAGRTRSGHCLRLYTQHDFDGRPEQDAPEIRRMDLAETVLALRAAGIQDLGAFPFFEAPPAASLDAAETLLRRLGAVDPKGKVTDIGQRLLRFPLHPRQARIIVEGERRGVGADAALLAALVGERDIRREARTQMSGPGRAAHVVAGPSDLLDLSERFRQAERAQFASGRVQSLSLEPGAVQAVDRVQRQLRRAVREQGSKPSTPEAQEQALMLSVLAGYPDRVARRRKPRAPELLLFGGGTAQLSETSAVQEPELLVAVDIEERPGRGVIVRLASSVEPEWLLDLYPDALEEVDTLQWNAEARRVERITRLAYGNLVLEETRAPAPPSEATARVLVEQALAAGPGRFADPEALLHWRTRVALLAQAFPEAGFPQVDDTFMRDALASLCAGARSFADMEGVSLLDALQARLTQEQARLLSQHAPQKVSLPGGRQAQVHYEPGKPPWVESRLQDFFGMAQGPSVCAGRVPLVLHLLAPNMRAVQVTTDLAGFWERHYPALRKELCRKYPKHSWPEDPRHAQTPAERGRRI, from the coding sequence ATGGCCGATGTCGCCCTCCCCATCGATCCGCTCCTGCCGCAGCTCGTCACCACCCTGCGCGCCGCCTCCTCGCTCGTGCTGGAGGCCCCTCCGGGCGCGGGCAAGACGACCCGCGTGCCCCGCGCCCTGCTCGAGGCCGGTATCGGCCAGGGCAAGGAGATCGTCGTCCTCCAACCCCGCCGCCTCCCCACCCGGCTCGCCGCCCAGCGCGTGTCCGAGGAGATCGGCGAACGCGTGGGCGAGACCGTCGGCTACCAGGTGCGCTTCGAGGACGTGCGCGGCCCCAAGACCCGGCTGTCCTTCGTCACCGAGGGCGTCCTCGGCCGCCGCCTCCTGTCGGACCCCACCCTGCGCGACGTCTCCGTCGTCGTGCTCGACGAGTTCCACGAGCGCCACCTCTCCGCCGATATCTCGCTCGCCCTGCTGCGCCGGCTCCAGCTCGGCCCCCGGCCCGATCTGAAGATCGTGGTGATGTCCGCCACGCTCGAGGCCGCCCCCATCAGCACCTACCTCGGCCAGTGCCCCACCCTGCGCTCCGAGGGCCGCCGCTTCGACGTCAGCGTCGAGTACCTCCCCGCCCCCGACGAGCGCTACCTCGATGCCCAGGTGCTCTCCGGCATCAAGCGGCTGCACGCCAACGGCCTCGACGGCGACGTGCTCGTGTTCCTCCCCGGCGCCGGCGAAATCCGCCGCGCCCGCGACACCTGCGCCGAGTTCGCCGAGCGCCACGGCATGGAGCTGCTCCCCCTGCACGGAGACCTGCCCCCCGCCGAGCAGGATCGCGCCGTGCGCCGCAGCTCGCGCCGCAAGATCATCCTCTCCACCAACGTGGCCGAAACGTCCGTCACCATCGACGGCGTCGCCGCCGTCATCGACAGTGGCCTGGCGCGCGTGGCCTCGCACTCACCCTGGTCCGGCCTGCCCATCCTCAAGCTCGCCAAGGTGAGCCGCGCCTCCGCCACCCAGCGCGCCGGCCGCGCCGGCCGCACCCGCTCCGGCCACTGCCTGCGCCTCTACACCCAGCACGACTTCGACGGCCGTCCCGAGCAGGACGCCCCCGAAATCCGCCGCATGGACCTGGCCGAGACCGTGCTCGCCCTGCGCGCCGCCGGCATCCAGGACCTGGGCGCCTTCCCCTTCTTCGAGGCCCCACCGGCCGCTTCGCTCGACGCCGCGGAGACCCTGCTGCGCCGCCTGGGCGCCGTGGACCCCAAGGGCAAGGTGACCGACATCGGCCAGCGGCTGCTGCGCTTTCCCCTCCACCCCCGCCAGGCGCGCATCATCGTCGAGGGCGAGCGGCGGGGAGTCGGCGCCGACGCGGCCCTGCTCGCCGCGCTCGTGGGCGAGCGGGACATCCGCCGAGAGGCCCGCACCCAGATGTCGGGTCCGGGCCGCGCCGCCCACGTCGTCGCCGGGCCCTCGGATCTGCTGGACCTGAGCGAGCGCTTCCGTCAGGCCGAGCGCGCCCAGTTCGCCTCCGGCCGCGTGCAGTCCCTCTCCCTGGAGCCGGGTGCCGTGCAGGCCGTGGACCGGGTCCAGCGCCAGTTGCGCCGCGCCGTGCGCGAACAGGGCTCCAAGCCCTCCACCCCCGAGGCCCAGGAGCAGGCCCTGATGCTCAGCGTGCTCGCGGGCTATCCGGACCGGGTGGCCCGGCGCCGCAAGCCCCGCGCGCCCGAGCTGCTGCTCTTCGGCGGAGGCACCGCGCAGCTCTCCGAGACCAGTGCCGTCCAGGAGCCCGAGTTGCTCGTCGCCGTGGACATCGAGGAGCGTCCCGGCCGGGGGGTCATCGTCCGGCTCGCCAGCTCCGTGGAGCCCGAGTGGCTGCTCGATCTCTACCCCGACGCCCTCGAGGAGGTGGACACCCTGCAGTGGAACGCCGAGGCGCGGCGCGTCGAGCGCATCACCCGCCTGGCCTACGGCAACCTCGTGCTCGAGGAGACCCGCGCCCCCGCGCCCCCGTCCGAGGCCACCGCTCGCGTGCTCGTGGAGCAGGCGCTCGCCGCGGGCCCGGGCCGCTTCGCCGATCCCGAGGCCCTGCTGCACTGGCGCACCCGCGTGGCGCTGCTCGCCCAGGCCTTCCCCGAGGCGGGCTTTCCCCAGGTGGACGACACCTTCATGCGCGACGCGCTCGCCTCCCTGTGCGCCGGGGCCCGGAGCTTCGCGGACATGGAGGGCGTGTCCCTGCTCGACGCGCTCCAGGCCCGGCTCACCCAGGAGCAGGCCCGGCTGTTGTCCCAGCATGCCCCGCAGAAGGTCTCCCTGCCCGGAGGCCGCCAGGCCCAGGTGCACTACGAGCCCGGCAAGCCGCCCTGGGTCGAATCCCGCCTCCAGGACTTCTTCGGCATGGCCCAGGGGCCCAGCGTCTGCGCCGGACGGGTGCCGCTCGTGCTGCACCTGCTCGCGCCCAACATGCGCGCCGTGCAGGTGACGACCGACCTCGCCGGTTTCTGGGAGCGGCACTACCCCGCGCTGCGCAAGGAGCTGTGCCGCAAGTACCCCAAGCACAGCTGGCCCGAGGATCCCCGCCACGCGCAGACTCCCGCCGAGCGCGGCCGGAGAATCTGA
- a CDS encoding GNAT family N-acetyltransferase has protein sequence MSNPDNPQPVTIAQIRSEAELFQALAIREVVFIEEQHVPEGIERDAEDAKAYHVLAFQGGHAIGTGRLVMLVEPPPGETGTWAKVGRMAVLKAHRKANVGGSLLAALEEEARSRGVQGIVLNSQLYALEFYKKKGYMPWGEVFDEAGIDHLEMRKKL, from the coding sequence ATGTCGAACCCGGACAACCCCCAGCCGGTCACCATCGCCCAGATTCGCTCCGAGGCTGAGCTGTTCCAGGCGCTCGCCATCCGCGAGGTGGTGTTCATCGAAGAGCAGCACGTTCCCGAGGGCATCGAGCGCGATGCCGAGGATGCCAAGGCCTACCATGTGCTCGCGTTCCAGGGTGGCCACGCCATTGGGACGGGGCGTCTCGTGATGTTGGTCGAGCCTCCTCCCGGAGAGACGGGGACGTGGGCGAAGGTCGGCCGCATGGCGGTGCTCAAGGCGCACCGCAAGGCCAACGTGGGCGGAAGCCTGCTGGCGGCCCTGGAAGAGGAGGCGCGCAGCCGCGGCGTCCAGGGCATCGTGCTGAACTCGCAGCTCTACGCGCTCGAGTTCTACAAGAAGAAGGGCTACATGCCCTGGGGCGAGGTGTTCGACGAGGCGGGCATCGATCACCTGGAGATGCGCAAGAAGCTCTGA
- the fdxA gene encoding ferredoxin FdxA: MAYVVAEPCIKCKYTDCVEVCPVNCFYEGANFLVIHPDECIDCGACEPVCPTKAIFPESELPKEWKEYQKINADYAPKWPNIAEKRAALPEAEEFKDKKGKRELLELKPGK, from the coding sequence ATGGCTTATGTAGTTGCCGAGCCTTGCATCAAGTGCAAGTACACCGACTGCGTCGAAGTCTGCCCCGTCAACTGCTTCTATGAGGGGGCCAACTTCCTGGTCATCCACCCGGACGAGTGCATCGACTGCGGTGCGTGCGAGCCCGTCTGCCCGACGAAGGCGATCTTCCCGGAGTCGGAGCTGCCCAAGGAGTGGAAGGAGTACCAGAAGATCAACGCGGACTACGCCCCCAAGTGGCCGAACATCGCCGAGAAGCGCGCGGCCCTGCCGGAGGCGGAGGAGTTCAAGGACAAGAAGGGCAAGCGCGAGCTGCTGGAGCTCAAGCCCGGCAAGTAG
- the asd gene encoding aspartate-semialdehyde dehydrogenase, whose amino-acid sequence MAKLRAVLIGATGLAGQQFISALKDHPDIELTGLAASPRSAGKSYVEALRASNGMTAWFVPEPLPESVAKLKVMSGEQINARDYDIAFSAVESDVAKELEPRLARDIPVFSAASAFRYEADVPLLIPPVNASHAPLIRAQRKQRGWKGFIVPIPNCTTTGLAITLAPLAEHFGVKSVLMTSLQAMSGAGRSPGVIGLDILDNVIPFIPKEEEKVQVETKKILGSLDAGGTALTPHDVSVSCTCTRVAVMEGHTESVFVSLSRKASVQEVVAAMREWRGAEVARQLPSAPPRWIEVLDEPFRPQPRLDRDTHGGMATTVGRVREDSVLENGFKYVLVSHNTKMGAAKGAILVAELMRAQGLLG is encoded by the coding sequence ATGGCCAAGCTTCGTGCCGTGCTGATCGGTGCCACCGGACTCGCCGGCCAGCAGTTCATCTCCGCGCTCAAGGATCACCCTGACATCGAACTCACGGGCCTGGCGGCCTCGCCGCGCTCGGCGGGCAAGTCCTATGTGGAAGCGTTGCGCGCCTCCAACGGGATGACGGCCTGGTTCGTCCCCGAGCCGCTCCCGGAGTCCGTCGCGAAGCTGAAGGTGATGAGCGGGGAGCAGATCAACGCCCGGGACTATGACATCGCCTTCTCGGCGGTGGAGTCGGATGTGGCCAAGGAGCTCGAGCCCCGGCTCGCCCGCGACATCCCCGTGTTCTCCGCGGCCAGCGCCTTCCGCTACGAGGCGGACGTCCCGCTGCTCATCCCCCCGGTCAATGCCTCCCATGCGCCGCTCATCCGCGCGCAGCGCAAGCAGCGGGGCTGGAAGGGCTTCATCGTCCCCATCCCCAACTGCACCACCACGGGTCTGGCCATCACCCTGGCCCCGCTCGCCGAGCACTTCGGCGTCAAGTCCGTGCTGATGACCTCGCTGCAGGCCATGTCCGGCGCGGGTCGCTCGCCGGGCGTCATCGGCCTGGACATCCTGGACAACGTCATCCCCTTCATTCCCAAGGAGGAGGAGAAGGTCCAGGTGGAGACGAAGAAGATCCTGGGCTCACTCGACGCCGGGGGCACCGCCCTGACCCCGCACGACGTGAGCGTCTCGTGCACCTGCACCCGGGTGGCGGTGATGGAGGGCCACACCGAGTCCGTCTTCGTGTCGCTCTCCCGCAAGGCCTCCGTGCAGGAAGTGGTGGCGGCGATGCGCGAGTGGCGGGGCGCCGAGGTGGCGCGCCAGCTTCCGTCGGCTCCGCCGCGCTGGATCGAGGTGCTCGACGAGCCGTTCCGGCCCCAGCCCCGCCTGGACCGGGACACCCACGGGGGCATGGCCACCACCGTGGGCCGGGTGCGCGAGGACTCGGTGTTGGAGAATGGCTTCAAATACGTGCTGGTATCCCACAACACCAAGATGGGAGCGGCCAAGGGAGCGATCCTGGTGGCCGAACTGATGCGTGCCCAGGGGCTCCTCGGATGA
- a CDS encoding rhodanese-like domain-containing protein — MPCAELYVRLGDDEVLVLDCREPEDWARYGLHVPGALWMPFEEILRDGAVLPDDELIVVCGCAPDGSDARRVCRLLRRLGFNAVCLEGGLQGWLSQGMPTECHHVPQVMASEAC; from the coding sequence GATGATGAGGTGCTCGTCCTCGACTGCCGCGAGCCCGAGGATTGGGCTCGCTACGGGCTCCATGTCCCCGGCGCCTTGTGGATGCCCTTCGAGGAGATTCTTCGGGATGGGGCGGTGCTGCCCGACGACGAGCTCATCGTGGTGTGTGGGTGTGCTCCGGACGGCTCCGACGCCCGCCGGGTCTGTCGGCTGCTGCGGCGCCTGGGCTTCAACGCGGTGTGCCTGGAAGGGGGTCTCCAGGGGTGGCTGAGCCAGGGGATGCCCACCGAGTGCCATCATGTCCCGCAGGTCATGGCCAGCGAGGCCTGTTGA